The sequence ATGTTATGAAAGAAAAGCATATTGGCCCAACTTTGTTATGAGCATTTAAGGGGACTAGTTTTGTACCTCAAGGTATTTAAATGTAGTTTCATCAGCAGGCACGACACCGTTCTTTCCACCAGCTTCAACAACCATGTTGCATAGTGTCATACGTTCTTCCATCTAGCAAGTTTGTGAAAAGGACTAAGTTCAATGTTACGTGGTGTGGCAATTAATTAAGATAATCTTGAGCAGGGAACGCACGGTTAGACTTTCTACAGTTGATCCAACAAACTCCATCGATTTGTAGGTTGCACCAGATACTGAAATCTCACCAATAATCTGTAAGTACCGATTAACAAGAATAAGAAGTCATGGTTACAGGTAGATCCTAAGGGAAGGAACAAACATAACACAGCTTGTAAGCTTACTTGCAAAATCAGATCCTTCGCAAGTAAATAAGGCGGCATTTCTCCATCTAATACAAACCTGATAGTAGGTGGCACCTGAAATGAACATTAAAACATATCAAAACAATGTATTCATTTTCTGGAATTGACTGAAGCAAATCCATAACATATGATAATGTGATAACTGATAAGAGGATGTACAAAACATAATTGAGAAAAAACTTCATTCATTCAATGAAAACAGCACTTTCATGTGCTAACTGAAATAAGGGATATGACCACCCGATGGATCATTGTTATTTTTTTTATGAAATGCAAGTCAGTATAATCAACAAGAATATTATATTTTGATTTATATTAAACAATACTTTTGGTCCCTCTACTGACCAATCGATGAAAGACTGGTTTTTACAAAGGGAAGCCTGGTGGATGCATAGCCGTGTTTCtgtgttttgtttttttttgggggggggggggggggggctttgACTCAGTTTATCCATTCTTCGAAACTCATTCATGTGGGAGCCTCTACCATTGGGTATGCCCTATAAGACTGGTTTTAAAATTTTGCCTTCCGAGAGTAACAACAACCAACAACCATGGGCGTACCTTGAGAAGAGCCTTTCCAGTGCCCATCACAAAACCTGCATCAGTGTTTCCAATTCCGGTTGCAAATTGACCAAAGGCTCCAGCATTGCACGTATGAGAATCAGTACCCAGGAGAACCTAGATAGCAATTGGAGAAGATTAGTGCTTCCCAACATGTTCTACAATCACAGGTGACCTGTACATGGAAAACTCAGCAAGGTACCTCGCCTGGTCGGCAGTGGCCTTCCTGAGCAAGTGCAATGTGGCAGACACCCTTGTAGTCTGGATTAGCCTGCAAACAAATATGAAATTCAAACTATTGTGGAAGGGGGAAAATACAGGGAACCTAAATTTTGGTACTAGGAGGCAGAGAAGCCAAGATATCAACTAAATAAACCGAGAAGCAAAGGAGTGGGCATACCCTGAAATCGCTGAGGTCCTTGATATCATAGAAGTACTTGATGTTCTGCTCCAGACAGAAGTCCCTGAGGATATCGACGTTGCGGTTGGCGCGCTCGTCGCTGGTGAAGATGTAGTGGTCGGGGATGATGACGACCTTCTCGCGGTCCCAGACCTTGGCATCCTCCCCGAACTCCTTCTTGAAGATGCCGATGGTGCCGGGCCCGCAGACGTCGTGCGTCATGAGCACGTCGATGTCCACCCACACGTTCTCCCCGGGCTCCAGCGCCGCGCGCTCCGACGCCCTCGCCAGGATCTTCTCCGTCATCGTCATCGCGGTCTTCACCTGGAGAGGGGCGACCGCGCGTATTCGTACGTATGTAAATCGAACGCGAAGCgcagagcagcagcagcagcagcgggaTGGGATTCAGGGGGCGGGGGCGTACCGAGCCGGTGGACGACGGGGCGCGGGGGGTGCGCGCGGGCGACGCGACGGCGCGCACGCGGCACGGCTTGGTCCGGCGGCTCGAGCCCGCGCGGTGCGGCGCCGGCGCGGCCAGCTCCTTCTGCGACGGGAAATGGAAGGGGGTTGGTTAGTAACGGGGCGCGAGAGGGGGTAGGAGGGAGAGGACGGACCTTGTGGGCGAAGGCCGCGGAGGCCTTAGCGGCGGCGGAGATGGAGG is a genomic window of Zea mays cultivar B73 chromosome 5, Zm-B73-REFERENCE-NAM-5.0, whole genome shotgun sequence containing:
- the LOC100284902 gene encoding 3-isopropylmalate dehydratase large subunit 2, which encodes MASSISAAAKASAAFAHKKELAAPAPHRAGSSRRTKPCRVRAVASPARTPRAPSSTGSVKTAMTMTEKILARASERAALEPGENVWVDIDVLMTHDVCGPGTIGIFKKEFGEDAKVWDREKVVIIPDHYIFTSDERANRNVDILRDFCLEQNIKYFYDIKDLSDFRANPDYKGVCHIALAQEGHCRPGEVLLGTDSHTCNAGAFGQFATGIGNTDAGFVMGTGKALLKVPPTIRFVLDGEMPPYLLAKDLILQIIGEISVSGATYKSMEFVGSTVESLTMEERMTLCNMVVEAGGKNGVVPADETTFKYLEGRTSVDYQPVYSDAEARFFSDYRFDVSKLEPVVAKPHSPDNRALARECKDVKIDRVYIGSCTGGKTEDFLAAAKVFLASGKKVKVPTFLVPATQKVWMDVYSLPVPGSGGKTCAQIFEEAGCDTPASPNCGACLGGPRDTYARMNEPTVCVSTTNRNFPGRMGHKEGQIYLASPYTAAASALTGYVTDPRDFLM
- the LOC100284902 gene encoding 3-isopropylmalate dehydratase large subunit 2 isoform X1, giving the protein MASSISAAAKASAAFAHKELAAPAPHRAGSSRRTKPCRVRAVASPARTPRAPSSTGSVKTAMTMTEKILARASERAALEPGENVWVDIDVLMTHDVCGPGTIGIFKKEFGEDAKVWDREKVVIIPDHYIFTSDERANRNVDILRDFCLEQNIKYFYDIKDLSDFRANPDYKGVCHIALAQEGHCRPGEVLLGTDSHTCNAGAFGQFATGIGNTDAGFVMGTGKALLKVPPTIRFVLDGEMPPYLLAKDLILQIIGEISVSGATYKSMEFVGSTVESLTMEERMTLCNMVVEAGGKNGVVPADETTFKYLEGRTSVDYQPVYSDAEARFFSDYRFDVSKLEPVVAKPHSPDNRALARECKDVKIDRVYIGSCTGGKTEDFLAAAKVFLASGKKVKVPTFLVPATQKVWMDVYSLPVPGSGGKTCAQIFEEAGCDTPASPNCGACLGGPRDTYARMNEPTVCVSTTNRNFPGRMGHKEGQIYLASPYTAAASALTGYVTDPRDFLM